The genomic segment CAAGGGGCCGCGTCGCCAGATCGGCGCGAAGAAGAAGGGCAAGTAGTCCATGGCTGCCAAGAAGAAGACCGCTCGCACCCGCGTCAAGCGCAGCGAGCGCAAGAACATCGCGGTGGGCCAGGCGCACATCAAGTCCACCTTCAACAACACGATCATCAGCATCACCGACCCGTCGGGCAACGTCATCTCGTGGCGCAGCGCCGGCCAGGTCGGCTTCAAGGGTTCGCGGAAGTCCACGCCGTTCGCCGCGCAGCTCGCGGCGGAGGCGTGTGCCAAGGCCGCCCAGGAGCACGGCGTCCGCAAGGTCTCCGTGTTCGTCAAGGGCCCGGGCTCCGGTCGCGAGACCGCCATCCGCTCCCTGCAGGCAGCCGGGCTGGAGATCTCCAGCATCCAGGACTGCACCCCTGTCCCCCACAACGGCTGCCGCCCTCGCAAGCGGCGTCGCGTGTAGGAATCCCGGAGGTATCGGACACATGGCACGTTACAGCGGTGCTGACTGCCGACTGTGCCGTCGTGAAGGCATCAAGCTCTTCCTGAAGGGCGACCGCTGCTACACCGACAAGTGCGGTGTCGAGAAGCGGCCCTACCCGCCGGGCATGGCGGGCAAGAAGCGCCCGAAGGAATCGGAGTACCGGGTCCAGCTGCGCGAGAAGCAGCGGGCGAAGCGAGTCTACGGCGTGCTCGAGAAGCAGTTCCGCAACTACTACAAGATCGCCAGCCGCCAGCAGGGCATCACGGGTGAGAACCTCCTGCGCCTGCTCGAGAGCCGGCTGGACAACGTCGTCTACCGCCTCGGCTTCGCGTCTTCGCGTGACGAGGCGCGTCAG from the Actinomycetota bacterium genome contains:
- the rpsK gene encoding 30S ribosomal protein S11, encoding MAAKKKTARTRVKRSERKNIAVGQAHIKSTFNNTIISITDPSGNVISWRSAGQVGFKGSRKSTPFAAQLAAEACAKAAQEHGVRKVSVFVKGPGSGRETAIRSLQAAGLEISSIQDCTPVPHNGCRPRKRRRV
- the rpsD gene encoding 30S ribosomal protein S4 is translated as MARYSGADCRLCRREGIKLFLKGDRCYTDKCGVEKRPYPPGMAGKKRPKESEYRVQLREKQRAKRVYGVLEKQFRNYYKIASRQQGITGENLLRLLESRLDNVVYRLGFASSRDEARQAVRHGHIAVNGRRVDIPSARVRAGDVVSVADKAKDFNRVKAAIISSGRIEVPGWLEVDADKKQGKILTLPQRDQIDTPVREQLIVELYSK